In Phaeodactylum tricornutum CCAP 1055/1 chromosome 10, whole genome shotgun sequence, a single genomic region encodes these proteins:
- a CDS encoding predicted protein gives MKDREAQEQMSREDWEEAPAEGSSPEKDLEQNRPKLQGRLSVGSLNFGIPTNKGAQDHVDAHHGKQSWRYRVLSSLHSQPIQITLSCLLLLDVIILFVEIFLLAQFPPCHVIERDAISCCPSRGENVSERFLASTDHHNFCEDGLESTEYLAGCDSHKWHRVHTTEKVLFGLTITILCVFMIELNITMLALKPLIFFRQLFYLLDYIIVAVSLALELTFHFLSEDVVASFVGILVIARIWRFIRIGHGLIEVATEISHTKYQSLLSYAEELEDVLHRHSIDLPDSLRLMKFESNDLLSQIERDHRHYRHTSKQCSTAKNNDGKALSSRSPSEEKTAST, from the coding sequence ATGAAAGACCGTGAAGCCCAGGAGCAAATGTCTCGAGAAGATTGGGAAGAAGCGCCAGCAGAAGGTAGCTCCCCGGAAAAAGATTTAGAACAGAATCGCCCCAAGCTTCAGGGCCGTTTGTCGGTAGGATCTCTGAACTTTGGAATCCCAACAAACAAAGGTGCCCAGGACCACGTAGACGCGCACCACGGAAAGCAATCATGGCGGTACAGGGTGCTCAGCTCGCTACATTCACAACCTATTCAGATCACTCTCTCGTGTCTCCTTCTATTGGACGTGATTATACTCTTTGTGGAAATATTCTTGTTGGCACAATTTCCTCCATGTCATGTAATTGAACGGGACGCTATTTCGTGCTGCCCGTCTCGGGGGGAGAATGTTTCCGAAAGATTCTTGGCTTCGACCGATCACCACAATTTTTGCGAAGATGGGCTAGAATCCACTGAGTACCTTGCGGGTTGCGACTCGCACAAATGGCACCGTGTGCATACTACTGAAAAAGTCCTCTTTGGACTAACAATTACGATTCTTTGCGTCTTCATGATTGAACTCAACATCACCATGCTCGCGCTGAAACCCTTGATTTTTTTTCGGCAACTCTTTTATTTGCTGGACTACATCATCGTCGCGGTgagtttggctttggaaTTGACCTTCCACTTTTTGAGCGAGGACGTAGTTGCTAGTTTCGTTGGCATACTTGTGATTGCCCGTATTTGGCGATTCATTCGAATCGGTCATGGGCTAATCGAAGTGGCGACTGAAATTTCGCATACGAAATACCAATCTTTGCTTTCGTATGCGGAGGAGCTGGAAGATGTACTTCATAGACATAGCATTGACCTGCCGGACTCTTTGCGCTTGATGAAGTTTGAATCTAATGATTTGTTAAGTCAGATTGAAAGAGATCATCGGCATTATCGCCACACCTCCAAACAATGCAGTACTGCCAAAAACAATGATGGCAAAGCATTGAGTAGTAGATCGCCATCAGAAGAGAAAACAGCATCGACGTAG
- a CDS encoding predicted protein has product MPEHEMLLSSSDEEEEGHVEPSQLSFVSARRRLSQGPHSAVKGMKSLQIRAIRVGNRISKGESPKLTAKKSRRTTLNSHIESASNDGNQARRQQLPPCQKNLGVLQHVGSTQNETTESTDEVDMEVPYTQALGSAEEDEEISAFRGCSHKRKEPLRPGDVIMYYNPIFIAGKVEGLRKAHVLETDPDADFPLELDNGEYIPKDTTVKRIKEYRNGTLLEHPERIGRIVVAAKTELDTLYESCDHESDKTNAQFQCIDQNNQLSSDLESSGHGGIRTRAQLDSRMHSSTKSSYRQRLQGSQDDDLSSSDSSSEESLPRTSLERPSLDSRSLKGPSLRCPRIPLLDRNSTKKDKTLVGVDFDDYSHNCSPTKADKFTKPRATTHLLLYDTDSSSEFEQFGESIRAARPLGKSSETPMSEIAHQRMMMASLEKSANSGKSFTTSQCDAILRPLNSHGFGDDARTQRFCLSSKASRRTSKGLELAVQPYEREEGGRSLSINHGCAAVESSSSCSTQKLHSEHRTSGSEAKQGIASWTEKSAHTMTSKNRGTSERCNSPQSDDTSENQASPRRATGLGTSLDDDSLPKKVFRNANRRQKQPSSVTQMDEFKTLLGKAIPRQRTRQTFHTKRANVSSFRPTKLEVTNFSDVGSEDENPGYFTITKNFHPVPPRAKHLGENASISSVFSSQESREGLASDKSKINRKKKRKSNPQQAVSMKLQFRPVRRHGARR; this is encoded by the exons ATGCCAGAACACGAAATGCTCTTGTCCTCCTCAgatgaggaggaagagggCCACGTAGAGCCCAGTCAGCTTTCCTTCGTATCAGCCCGACGACGGTTGTCTCAAGGACCACACAGTGCCGTCAAGGGTATGAAGTCTTTGCAAATTAGGGCTATCCGTGTCGGAAATAGGATTTCAAAAGGTGAATCACCGAAACTAACGGCCAAAAAAAGCCGACGCACCACCTTAAACAGTCACATCGAATCTGCTTCCAATGATGGAAATCAGGCCCGCCGTCAACAACTACCACCCTGTCAGAAAAATCTTGGCGTGCTCCAGCATGTTGGTTCAACACAGAATGAGACGACTGAGTCAACTGACGAGGTTGATATGGAAGTTCCCTACACACAAGCTTTAGGCTCAgcggaggaagacgaggagaTTTCGGCCTTTAGGGGCTGTTCTCACAAACGAAAGGAACCTTTACGACCCGGGGATGTTATCATGTATTACAATCCTATTTTTATAGCAGGGAAAGTGGAAGGTCTTCGCAAGGCTCATGTTTTGGAGACGGACCCGGACGCTGATTTTCCTTTGGAACTTGACAATGGCGAGTACATTCCAAAAGACACGACGGTCAAGCGCATTAAGGAGTACAGAAATGGCACTTTACTCGAGCATCCAG AGCGTATTGGTAGGATCGTTGTTGCCGCAAAAACGGAGTTGGATACCCTCTACGAGAGCTGTGATCACGAGAGCGACAAAACGAACGCTCAATTTCAATGTATAGACCAAAATAATCAACTCTCGTCCGACTTGGAATCTTCTGGTCACGGGGGCATTAGAACTCGCGCTCAGCTTGACTCAAGAATGCACAGTTCGACGAAATCGTCATACCGACAACGGCTACAAGGGTCTCAAGATGATGATTTATCGTCTTctgattcttcttcagaagagTCCTTGCCCAGAACTAGCCTCGAACGTCCATCTCTTGATTCGCGGTCACTGAAAGGCCCTTCTTTACGCTGTCCCAGAATCCCTCTACTTGACAGAAACTCAACGAAGAAAGACAAGACTTTGGTTGGTGTTGACTTTGATGATTAttcacacaattgttcaCCAACGAAGGCAGATAAGTTCACAAAGCCACGAGCTACAACGCACCTATTGTTGTATGATACCGACAGCTCGTCTGAATTTGAGCAATTCGGTGAATCTATCAGAGCCGCCCGACCATTGGGGAAAAGCAGTGAAACACCTATGTCTGAAATTGCCCACCAACGAATGATGATGGCctctttggaaaaatcaGCAAATTCGGGCAAGTCGTTTACCACTTCTCAGTGCGACGCTATCCTTCGACCTTTAAATTCACACGGATTTGGCGATGACGCTCGCACTCAGAGATTTTGTCTGTCGTCCAAGGCTTCTCGACGAACCAGTAAGGGCCTGGAACTGGCTGTACAACCCTACGAAAGAGAAGAAGGGGGCCGATCTCTTTCGATAAACCATGGTTGCGCAGCAGTCGAATCCTCGTCATCATGCTCTACACAAAAGCTACATTCGGAACATAGAACATCAGGCTCCGAGGCGAAACAAGGCATCGCTTCGTGGACAGAGAAAAGCGCCCACACCATGACCTCGAAGAATAGGGGCACATCGGAACGGTGCAATTCTCCACAATCGGACGACACTTCCGAAAACCAAGCAAGTCCACGTAGGGCTACCGGTCTGGGAACATCCTTGGACGACGATTCCTTGCCCAAAAAAGTCTTCAGGAATGCGAATCGCCGTCAGAAGCAGCCTTCATCGGTAACTCAAATGGACGAATTCAAGACACTCTTGGGGAAGGCAATCCCACGACAAAGAACTCGGCAAACGTTTCACACAAAGCGAGCAAATGTGTCTTCCTTTCGGCCAACTAAACTGGAAGTCACCAATTTCAGCGACGTAGGATCGGAAGACGAGAATCCTGGATACTTTACCATAACAAAGAACTTTCATCCCGTGCCCCCGAGAGCGAAGCATCTTGGTGAAAATGCGAGTATTTCTTCTGTCTTTAGCAGCCAAGAATCACGCGAAGGCTTAGCCTCTGACAAGAGCAAGATAaatcgaaagaagaagagaaagtCAAATCCACAGCAAGCGGTTTCGATGAAGCTTCAGTTTCGACCAGTCCGACGACATGGGGCTCGTCGCTAG
- a CDS encoding predicted protein, giving the protein MNTPEFEKESDYGFIYKVSGPLVIADGMSGAAMYELVRVGHSKLVGEIIKLEGDTASIQVYEDTSGLTVGDPVLRKKAPLSVELGPGIMETIFDGIQRPLETIFVESKDIFVSKGVDVPCLSRKIQWAFTPGDFKEGQPISGGDVIGIVYENELIDSHKIICPPNVYGTVSKINSTGTDGKETFNVDDVVMEVYNEAQNKTHKLTLSHFWPVRRPRPIVEKLPGNVPLITGLRVIDGLFPSVLGGTCAVPGAFGCGKTVISQSLSKFSNSDAIVYVGCGERGNEMAEVLCDFPELTLTRKDEDGSEREVGIMKRTTLVANTSNMPVAAREASIYTGITLAEYFRDQGMNVSMMADSTSRWAEALREISGRLGEMPADSGYPAYLGARLAAFYERAGRVSCLGSPTREGTVTVVGAVSPPGGDFSDPVTAATLSIVQVFWGLDKKLAQRKHFPSLNWLISYTKYMQVLEPYFNNMDDQYSYLRNQARNILQQEDNLSEIVQLVGKESLSEDQKVVMEVAKLIREDFLAQNAFTDYDFTCPLAKTVGMLKVIITFYDLCQKAIADSPSDAKLTYAHIKTALAPVIQKVVDTKYVDPKAHAEDINKSYSVVLDEMKREFQTLTDGI; this is encoded by the exons ATGAATACTCCTGAATTTGAAAAGGAATCCGACTATGGATTCATATACAAGGTCTCCGGACCTTTGGTAATTGCCGATGGAATGAGCGGAGCTGCCATGTACGAACTCGTTCGTGTGGGTCACTCCAAGCTTGTCGGAGAGATCATTAAGCTTGAAGGAGATACCGCCTCCATTCAGGTCTACGAAGACACTTCTGGTTTGACGGTGGGAGATCCCGTCCTGCGTAAGAAAGCACCTCTTTCTGTGGAACTCGGACCCGGTATTATGGAGACCATTTTCGACGGTATCCAGCGTCCTTTGGAAACGATTTTCGTCGAAAGCAAGGATATCTTTGTCAGCAAG GGTGTGGATGTTCCTTGTCTGTCTCGCAAAATTCAGTGGGCCTTCACCCCAGGTGACTTCAAAGAGGGCCAGCCCATTTCTGGAGGTGACGTTATTGGGATTGTGTACGAGAACGAACTGATCGATTCGCACAAGATTATCTGTCCTCCCAACGTATATGGTACAGTGAGCAAAATCAATTCCACTGGAACGGACGGAAAGGAAACTTTTAACGTTGATGATGTTGTCATGGAGGTATACAACGAAGCCCAAAACAAGACCCACAAGTTGACCTTGAGCCATTTCTGGCCCGtgcgtcgtcctcgtcccaTTGTAGAGAAGCTCCCTGGTAACGTCCCTCTGATTACTGGTCTTCGCGTTATTGATGGTCTTTTCCCCTCTGTGCTTGGAGGAACTTGCGCCGTCCCTGGTGCCTTTGGATGCGGAAAGACAGTCATTAGTCAGTCTCTCTCGAAATTCTCCAACTCGGATGCTATTGTTTACGTTGGTTGTGGTGAACGTGGAAACGAGATGGCGGAAGTGTTGTGCGATTTCCCTGAACTTACCTTGACTCGGAAGGACGAAGACGGTTCGGAAAGAGAAGTTGGAATCATGAAGCGTACCACTTTGGTTGCCAACACCTCCAACATGCCCGTCGCTGCCCGCGAGGCTTCTATTTATACCGGTATTACTCTTGCCGAATATTTCCGTGATCAAGGTATGAATGTTTCCATGATGGCTGACTCTACATCTCGCTGGGCCGAGGCACTTCGTGAGATTTCCGGTCGTCTGGGAGAGATGCCTGCCGATTCCGGATACCCCGCTTATTTGGGAGCTCGTCTTGCAGCTTTCTACGAACGTGCTGGACGTGTATCCTGTCTGGGATCTCCCACCCGCGAGGGTACCGTTACCGTTGTCGGAGCTGTGTCTCCGCCCGGTGGAGATTTCTCCGATCCTGTCACGGCGGCGACACTGTCGATCGTGCAAGTCTTTTGGGGTCTCGATAAGAAGCTAGCCCAGCGCAAGCATTTCCCCAGTCTCAACTGGCTTATTTCGTACACAAAGTACATGCAAGTCCTCGAGCCCTACTTTAACAATATGGACGATCAATATTCGTACCTGCGAAACCAGGCGCGAAATATTCTCCAGCAGGAAGACAACTTGTCTGAAATTGTGCAGCTTGTCGGAAAGGAATCCTTGTCAGAAGATCAAAAGGTTGTCATGGAGGTCGCTAAGCTCATTCGTGAGGACTTTCTGGCCCAAAATGCTTTCACAGATTACGATTTCACTTGTCCTCTTGCCAAGACTGTTGGCATGTTGAAGGTGATCATCACCTTTTACGATCTCTGTCAGAAGGCAATTGCTGATTCTCCATCGGATGCCAAGCTCACGTACGCGCACATCAAAACTGCTTTGGCCCCTGTCATCCAAAAGGTTGTAGACACCAAGTACGTCGACCCCAAGGCTCATGCGGAAGACATTAACAAAAGCTACAGCGTCGTTTTGGACGAGATGAAGCGGGAATTCCAAACTTTGACGGACGGAATTTAA
- a CDS encoding predicted protein: MLMIIRSALLLCLLAGSSAAFAIEQPKAAVHQAVTMSPGGAISLPPAPVSVLDLKPPAALYEGAVAAGVAKASASFGKIFKLGIVSGCHIGFGAYLAIAVGGACPGLAQTNPGLQKIVMGAFGLPFGLIMTLVTGGELFTGNTALVTAAKMEGKISQKALVKNWTASYVGNFVGSLILAYLAYKSGTLGVAPGATNIALAKCSVAWDVAFVRGILCNWLVCMAVYMASGCSTLIGKMTAVWFPISAFVALGLDHSVANMFIIPLGMLRGADITIAQMFVKNLIPVTLGNIVGGAVAVMAPFGLSYGKWFQNKDQL, translated from the exons ATGTTGATGATTATTCGTTCCGCGCTCTTGCTGTGTCTATTGGCCGGTAGCAGCGCCGCGTTCGCCATCGAACAGCCCAAGGCGGCTGTTCACCAGGCCGTCACGATGAGCCCAGGTGGTGCAATATCGCTTCCCCCGGCTCCAGTGTCGGTGCTGGATCTTAAACCTCCCGCAGCGCTTTACGAAGGTGCCGTCGCTGCCGGCGTCGCCAAGGCCAGCGCTAGCTTCGGCAAAATCTTCAAACTCGGCATCGTTTCCGGCTGTCATATTGGCTTCGGCGCGTATTTAGCGATCGCGGTTGGTGGTGCGTGTCCCGGATTGGCACAAACTAATCCCGGTCTCCAGAAAATTGTCATGGGGGCTTTTGGTTTGCCCTTTGGTCTGATCATGACGCTCGTCACGGGTGGTGAACTTTTTACCGGAAACACCGCCCTCGTCACGGCCGCCAAGATGGAAGGCAAGATCTCGCAAAAGGCGCTCGTCAAGAACTGGACGGCGAGTTACGTGGGTAACTTCGTCGGCTCCTTGATCTTGGCCTACTTGGCATACAAAAGTGGAACCTTGGGTGTCGCTCCCGGTGCCACTAATATTGCGCTCGCCAAGTGCTCCGTTGCCTGGGACGTCGCCTTTGTCCGCGGTATCCTGTGCAACTGGTTGGTTTGTATGGCTGTCTATATG GCTTCCGGTTGCTCGACCTTGATTGGAAAAATGACCGCCGTCTGGTTTCCCATCTCGGCCTTTGTGGCACTCGGCCTCGACCACTCAGTCGCCAATATGTTCATCATTCCCCTCGGCATGCTAAGGGGCGCCGACATTACTATCGCACAAATGTTCGTCAAGAATCTCATCCCCGTCACCCTCGGCAACATTGTCGGCGGTGCGGTGGCCGTCATGGCTCCCTTTGGACTCTCTTACGGAAAATGGTTCCAAAATAAGGACCAACTGTAA
- a CDS encoding predicted protein, producing the protein MPPFTVRAPYTSKPTSSNCLPWTIVYLLLIIVASQWALLNVALNRPDIKKGYESHSLPLRQKESVHSTIPQSNREENVTKNQGTSQLEAEIQGVFTTVLFRAPKWFHLRYLGILHNALSNLPPHWKLHIFINEEWIRSQVYPWQSGLQRFLMDPPSRVKVTPLPPYLTRGKPKQILVDQWFWNSLLADHVLIFSGNGAFCGNHMDAHIWNELNLLDYGGTPWSMGVGGDGSSHSIRNRHAMLKVIVYANSTGKPLNPLSGREHDFFVNTMKEMNEKNLARFTLASVEQTVRFGGVTNLANETGTIHVPLVAAGTQARLSYEERDSLLKHCPEIKMIFPSLHEPACFGAHPNPEKCRASICALQDDIPKHGC; encoded by the coding sequence ATGCCGccatttactgttagagcTCCGTACACTTCAAAACCCACATCCAGCAATTGTCTCCCTTGGACGATCGTTTATCTGTTATTGATCATAGTCGCCAGCCAATGGGCTCTTTTGAACGTTGCGCTGAATCGACCAGATATCAAGAAAGGATACGAAAGTCATTCATTGCCGCTTCGTCAGAAGGAGAGTGTTCATTCGACTATTCCTCAGTCAAACAGAGAAGAGAATGTCACAAAAAACCAGGGAACCAGCCAACTCGAGGCGGAAATCCAAGGCGTTTTCACAACGGTGCTCTTTCGGGCTCCTAAATGGTTTCACTTGCGCTATCTCGGGATCCTTCACAATGCCTTGTCCAATCTACCTCCGCACTGGAAGTTGCACATTTTTATCAATGAGGAATGGATCCGATCTCAAGTGTATCCTTGGCAAAGCGGGCTGCAACGGTTCCTTATGGATCCTCCTTCTCGCGTGAAAGTCACCCCATTACCGCCGTATTTGACTCGGGGCAAACCGAAGCAAATTTTGGTCGACCAATGGTTTTGGAACAGCCTTTTGGCTGACCACGTTTTGATCTTTTCGGGCAACGGTGCGTTTTGTGGTAACCACATGGATGCGCACATTTGGAATGAATTAAATCTCCTCGACTACGGTGGCACACCATGGTCAATGGGTGTAGGCGGAGACGGTAGCAGCCACTCGATCCGGAACCGTCATGCTATGCTGAAAGTCATCGTTTACGCCAACAGTACAGGTAAGCCTTTAAATCCATTGTCCGGGAGGGAGCACGACTTTTTTGTGAATACCATGAAGGAAATGAACGAAAAGAATTTGGCCAGGTTTACGCTAGCTAGTGTCGAGCAAACAGTCCGATTCGGCGGGGTCACGAATCTAGCTAACGAAACAGGCACGATTCATGTCCCGTTGGTAGCGGCTGGAACGCAGGCGCGTTTATCATATGAAGAACGCGACTCTTTGCTTAAGCACTGTCCCGAAATCAAGATGATCTTCCCGTCACTACACGAGCCTGCCTGTTTTGGAGCACATCCCAATCCAGAGAAGTGCCGAGCTAGCATATGTGCCCTACAAGACGACATTCCAAAGCATGGTTGCTGA
- a CDS encoding predicted protein yields MRIASFVYCISTAAALSTIPVVTKKPSRFLLLGGAGRIGTAAASHLLLRDPSSQIILVGRSNDGSRAVEEVRMDHPNATVSYEQVADIWEGEGPSVDRLKSLMRESDCIIHTAGPYLHRKPTPMKLAIESRCQVYVDVSDPLPYLETACLMNHTSVTTTCLLSAGAFPGMSNVMAMEAASYLGGESVHDVRFQYFTAGLGGSGPLNLYITNLGFGEPMVQYDGGQLRFFTALSGSLLGKVNFFLNNASRSIGTSGFGNEQARQRVGSQPVFAWPFPEAATVATELRARGGSTAAMGTAPGIWNTVLAILVKLIPRPWWRNETFSKFLADFSEPMVWATDKILRASDPAGVGETHAMRVDVSGRRGPHISIVQAHDSFRQCVGQSCAEFALDCLRYPAVGVELPERRYRDPIAH; encoded by the exons ATGCGGATTGCGAGCTTCGTCTATTGTATTTCCACCGCGGCTGCCCTATCTACGATACCAGTAGTGACCAAAAAACCATCCAGATTCCTACTTCTTGGCGGTGCCGGTCGTATAGGTACGGCCGCTGCGTCACACCTTTTATTACGTGACCCATCTTCCCAAATCATTCTCGTTGGACGCTCCAATGATGGAAGCCGAGCCGTTGAGGAAGTTCGGATGGATCATCCAAACGCGACCGTGTCGTATGAGCAAGTAGCCGATATCTGGGAAGGTGAAGGTCCATCGGTAGACAGGCTAAAGAGTTTGATGCGAGAATCGGACTGCATCATACATACCGCAGGTCCCTACCTACACCGAAAACCGACCCCAATGAAACTAGCAATTGAATCGCGATGCCAAGTTTATGTGGACGTATCTGATCCACTTCCGTACTTGGAAACTGCCTGTCTCATGAATCACACGAGCGTCACTACAACCTGTCTCCTTTCGGCTGGTGCCTTTCCCGGTATGTCCAATGTCATGGCTATGGAGGCAGCATCGTACTTGGGCGGAGAGAGTGTACACGATGTCCGATTTCAATACTTTACGGCAGGGCTAGGGGGATCGGGTCCACTCAATCTATACATTACGAATCTTGGTTTCGGAGAACCAATGGTGCAGTACGACGGCGGACAGCTGCGCTTTTTTACGGCCCTTTCGGGCTCGTTACTAGGAAAggtcaatttcttcttgAACAATGCTTCTCGGTCCATTGGCACTAGCGGATTCGGTAATGAACAGGCTCGCCAACGCGTTGGTTCCCAACCCGTGTTCGCCTGGCCTTTTCCCGAAGCCGCAACGGTTGCGACAGAGCTACGTGCCCGTGGTGGTTCTACAGCCGCAATGGGCACCGCTCCCGGTATATGGAACACAGTGTTGGCGATCCTTGTCAAGCTCATCCCTCGACCATGGTGGAGAAACGAAACATTTTCGAAGTTTCTCGCCGACTTTTCCGAGCCCATGGTCTGGGCAACGGACAAAATCCTTCGAGCCAGCGACCCGGCCGGAGTCGGCGAGACACACGCCATGCGAGTCGACGTAAGCGGACGCAGAGGTCCCCATATTTCTATTGTACAAGCGCACGATTCGTTCCGTCAGTGTGTCGGGCAATCTTGTGCCGAGTTCGCTTTGGACTGCTTGCGGTACCCCGCCGTGGGAGTAGAGCTACCCGAGCGTCGATATCGTGACCCCATTGCTC ACTGA
- a CDS encoding predicted protein, translated as MDVSDDRVTAESYGALDTTQVTNECWLIRIPQKLAEVWNTVPEGTALGELEFTKGGTVTEAGGRTVTIKPSLSVHVDAHSVAQPPIPSTGTTDPSTTTSLPTSIPLRYSLQAMTKKIPNLHPFTRNPQNGSVELLGTVSRTANLQVEQQDKDYRQQLKDRLMATSINANRFVKPVEATESVIAKQQRSNVATNDQSATSKKGFGNAVYQYGKRMLEATSETAAATQGGPAKKIRQFAPDQAVRSVVFELFGQQRYWTVKDLKAAAVAGGATDMGSRKAETDLRELLRDIGDYHRSGDHKNMWELRSEFQQQK; from the coding sequence ATGGACGTTTCCGACGATCGCGTGACGGCGGAATCGTACGGGGCGTTGGATACCACGCAGGTTACCAACGAATGCTGGCTCATCCGTATTCCCCAAAAACTGGCGGAAGTTTGGAATACTGTTCCGGAAGGAACCGCATTGGGGGAATTGGAATTCACCAAAGGCGGGACCGTCACGGAAGCGGGGGGACGGACGGTAACGATCAAACCGTCGCTCTCGGTGCACGTGGACGCCCACAGTGTGGCGCAACCACCAATACCGTCCACCGGTACCACGGATCCATCGACCACAACGTCGTTGCCCACGTCTATTCCACTCCGCTACAGTTTACAAGCCATGACGAAAAAAATTCCCAATCTTCACCCCTTTACGCGCAATCCACAGAACGGGTCCGTCGAACTGTTGGGGACCGTCAGTCGCACGGCCAACCTACAAGTCGAACAGCAAGACAAGGATTACCGCCAGCAACTGAAAGATCGACTGATGGCTACCAGTATCAACGCCAACCGCTTCGTGAAACCCGTCGAAGCCACCGAATCGGTCATTGCCAAGCAGCAGCGCTCCAACGTGGCCACCAACGACCAGTCGGCAACGTCCAAGAAAGGATTCGGGAACGCCGTGTATCAGTACGGCAAGCGCATGCTGGAAGCAACGAGCGAGACTGCCGCCGCGACGCAAGGGGGTCCCGCCAAAAAGATCCGACAGTTTGCCCCCGATCAAGCCGTCCGGTCGGTGGTTTTTGAACTCTTTGGGCAACAACGGTACTGGACCGTCAAAGACCTCaaagccgccgccgtcgcggGTGGCGCCACCGATATGGGCTCGCGCAAGGCGGAAACCGATTTGCGGGAACTTCTACGGGATATTGGTGACTATCACCGATCGGGAGATCACAAGAACATGTGGGAGTTACGGAGCGAGTTTCAGCAACAAAAATAA